In Sebaldella termitidis ATCC 33386, one DNA window encodes the following:
- a CDS encoding anaerobic sulfatase maturase, which yields MEPINLLIKPASSLCNLRCKYCFYFDVAACRETKSYGIMKTELLEIIVKKTLSEADGYCSFAFQGGEPTLAGLDFYKKLIEFQKKYNYKNLNIYNSIQTNGYLLNEEWAAFFAKNNFLVGISLDGNKNTHDFHRINTENKGSFTEIMKNIEIFNNYNVEYNILTVVTDELAAAAEDVYNFFKENNFRYLQFIPSINSFDSDKAPFLSPSSYSFFLKKLFDLWYEDFMSGTYISIRDFNNYINMLKGYPPENCAMKGRCEFYYLLEADGSVYPCDFYVLDEWKIGSIAENSYSDIKKNSKIKEFEQMSHTLDKKCTGCEFLYICRGGCRRYREQKNSFGKSFIGLNYFCDSYKEFFSYSLERMKAIAGM from the coding sequence ATGGAACCAATAAATTTACTTATAAAACCGGCTTCCAGCCTGTGTAATTTACGGTGTAAGTACTGTTTTTACTTTGATGTGGCTGCCTGCCGTGAAACAAAGAGCTACGGAATTATGAAAACAGAGCTTTTGGAAATAATAGTAAAAAAAACACTTTCCGAAGCTGACGGCTATTGTTCTTTTGCTTTTCAGGGCGGAGAGCCTACACTTGCAGGATTGGATTTTTACAAAAAGCTTATCGAGTTTCAAAAAAAATATAACTATAAAAATCTTAATATATATAATTCCATTCAGACAAACGGATATCTTCTCAATGAAGAATGGGCAGCTTTTTTCGCAAAGAATAACTTTCTTGTGGGAATTTCACTTGACGGTAATAAGAATACACACGACTTCCACAGAATTAATACTGAAAACAAAGGCTCATTTACTGAAATAATGAAGAATATAGAGATTTTTAATAATTACAATGTAGAGTATAATATACTTACAGTAGTCACAGACGAGCTTGCTGCTGCGGCTGAAGATGTCTATAATTTCTTTAAGGAAAATAACTTCAGGTATCTCCAGTTTATACCCTCAATAAATAGTTTTGATTCAGATAAAGCTCCCTTTTTAAGTCCTTCTTCTTACAGCTTTTTTCTGAAAAAACTGTTTGATTTATGGTATGAAGATTTCATGTCAGGCACTTATATCAGTATCCGGGACTTTAATAACTATATCAATATGCTGAAAGGTTATCCTCCGGAAAACTGTGCCATGAAAGGTCGCTGTGAATTTTACTATCTTCTGGAAGCTGACGGAAGCGTATACCCCTGTGACTTTTATGTTTTGGATGAATGGAAAATAGGCAGTATTGCAGAAAACTCTTATTCAGACATAAAAAAGAACTCTAAAATAAAAGAGTTCGAACAGATGTCACATACTTTGGATAAAAAATGCACCGGATGTGAGTTTCTTTATATATGCAGAGGGGGCTGCAGAAGATACAGAGAACAAAAAAACTCTTTCGGAAAAAGCTTTATCGGACTAAATTATTTTTGTGATTCATATAAAGAGTTCTTCTCTTATTCACTGGAAAGAATGAAAGCTATTGCCGGAATGTAA
- a CDS encoding exodeoxyribonuclease III, whose product MRIYSWNVNGIRALYNKGEFFKLFEEEPEIVCIQETKAQAEQLSEELLNINGYSSFFESADKKGYSGVAVYSKKKPLMVKKFDIERFDSEGRYIELEYEDFILINCYFPNSQEKGKRLDYKIDFCDEILNYLEERKKSGKAVIITGDYNIAHKPIDLARPKDNEENPGYLPEEREWMTKFIEAGYVDSFRKFYPEEVKYTWWSYRTRAREKNIGWRIDYFCINKESEGILIDSGIRNDVFGSDHCPIYIDISVNN is encoded by the coding sequence ATGAGAATATATTCGTGGAATGTAAATGGAATCAGAGCATTGTACAATAAAGGAGAATTTTTTAAGTTATTTGAAGAAGAACCTGAGATAGTTTGTATTCAGGAAACAAAGGCACAGGCTGAACAGCTGTCAGAAGAGCTCTTAAATATAAACGGGTACAGCTCTTTTTTTGAGTCTGCCGATAAAAAAGGCTACAGCGGTGTGGCTGTTTACAGTAAGAAAAAACCGCTTATGGTAAAGAAATTTGATATAGAGAGATTTGATTCCGAAGGAAGATATATAGAGCTGGAATATGAGGATTTTATACTTATAAACTGCTATTTTCCAAATAGTCAGGAAAAAGGAAAAAGGCTTGATTATAAAATCGACTTTTGTGATGAGATTCTGAATTACCTTGAGGAAAGAAAAAAAAGCGGAAAGGCTGTAATAATAACAGGTGATTATAATATAGCACATAAGCCTATAGACCTTGCCAGACCAAAGGATAACGAGGAAAATCCGGGATATCTGCCTGAAGAAAGAGAATGGATGACAAAATTTATAGAAGCCGGCTATGTAGACAGCTTCAGAAAATTTTACCCTGAAGAGGTGAAATATACGTGGTGGTCATACAGAACACGTGCCAGAGAAAAAAATATCGGATGGAGAATAGATTATTTTTGTATAAATAAAGAATCGGAAGGTATATTAATTGATTCTGGAATAAGAAATGACGTGTTTGGATCTGATCACTGTCCTATATACATTGACATTAGTGTTAATAATTAG
- a CDS encoding tyrosine-type recombinase/integrase has product MKTRALTFKELNSILDLLKYGFHYKEDQKVRTFRAKKKIYYLLLFQVNTGLRVGDILQLRRKDILNSRINITEQKTKKNLSRSYPKNTYNAIKEYCKENCIGYDDLLFDNLNVRTVQKNLKVVIKYLELRDISTHSFRKTFATLKYKESKNNIELVRRLLNHSNTSVTQRYLGISDIDLEKISSKAILNI; this is encoded by the coding sequence ATGAAAACTAGAGCGTTAACTTTTAAGGAACTAAACAGTATTCTAGATCTGTTAAAATACGGATTTCATTATAAAGAAGATCAAAAAGTCCGGACTTTCAGAGCTAAGAAGAAAATTTATTATCTGCTGTTATTTCAGGTAAACACCGGATTACGGGTAGGAGATATCTTACAGCTTAGACGAAAAGACATACTGAATTCCCGGATTAACATAACAGAACAGAAAACAAAAAAAAATTTGTCCCGTTCTTACCCGAAAAACACTTACAACGCAATTAAGGAATACTGTAAGGAAAACTGTATCGGATATGATGACCTTTTATTCGATAATCTGAACGTAAGAACTGTGCAAAAAAATCTAAAAGTGGTAATAAAGTACTTGGAACTAAGGGATATTTCCACACACAGCTTCAGAAAGACCTTTGCTACACTGAAATATAAAGAGAGTAAAAACAATATAGAATTGGTAAGACGCCTTCTGAACCACAGCAATACTTCAGTTACTCAGCGTTACCTCGGAATTTCAGATATAGATCTCGAAAAAATCAGCAGTAAGGCAATTTTAAATATTTAG
- a CDS encoding tetratricopeptide repeat protein, with product MKKFIILTLLLLNFSILTESAKKTSQTNIKNSVDTKKIDEELELADDYYYGNKILKAKEIYEKYSPVSDEAKLKLAKYYIDDIQDEKSTVILEELARKKNKEALHMLGSLYLADNSEDKLIKLFNKKSRSDMDLLAAIYAENGYEEKASAVYRDLAISGDEDAYFYMISQYSYNTRVDLLKLESAKGKTRADKELGDLYSAYNDYKNAVNSYKKYLKNSKGSMEIFTIFGEYYSKEDLKKELAPYIKRGDKGAKEVLEEYLSKAEEGNVLDAEDEYSENNFQTVQDDNTVLSETDDDEAEDDLDFDLPILKTSFEENEKIYLDRITENPDDYDAVNELLSLYYLNDKKEKLNTFIDDLISDGYYLGENWKMVKDRAVPIYEAYITQGINRAKPVLAQIYTEKKDTEMALSIYESMLPSKNNNINLNIVDLYNRTQKYNKTLALIQDSGIDLNEEPKASNDYHDYDSYGYNISMIRLGAYAYYKLGDLDKAKTLYSFLSNSYDYGVSSHNQDSFYYPDKIYLLDIYKKTNDKEEYEELEKQLTQSAGFFSFEDHGMKQALADYYASNGDFDQAKKLLLDDKRENETLKALNFIPLVLGLFPNADFFGNSEQTANITLKYQDYSDIKNFIDEVLVLTNNSHDNSKNYLNSVKIAALYIVKQYSEELNLSDSFKNKFLGYSDNTLKKEFKKSYKNLYKNKKGISFYPGNPDSNFMLSMLLKEWNVETKTLDSSENPVVTYSRRQIFENGILFFSDKYVKEFSHINDILEQEDLYEDTDETVLKNKSSKIGDAVNQFFSKTDFNKDYKDFFNLLPSMILVNIRENLEKNSRDDIIKKLDSDYAKYLTEDKIRTIEKIKESNNELKDKTNTVFSIH from the coding sequence ATGAAAAAATTTATTATTCTTACATTGTTATTACTTAACTTTAGCATTTTAACAGAATCTGCGAAAAAAACCAGTCAGACAAATATCAAAAATTCTGTTGACACAAAAAAAATAGATGAAGAACTGGAACTTGCTGATGACTATTATTACGGCAATAAAATTCTGAAAGCTAAGGAAATATATGAAAAATACAGTCCTGTAAGTGACGAGGCAAAATTAAAGCTCGCCAAATATTATATTGATGATATTCAGGATGAAAAAAGCACAGTTATACTTGAAGAGCTCGCACGCAAAAAAAATAAAGAGGCTCTGCACATGCTTGGTTCTCTTTATCTTGCTGATAATTCCGAAGATAAGCTGATAAAATTATTTAATAAAAAAAGCCGCAGTGACATGGATTTGCTTGCTGCCATATATGCGGAAAACGGTTATGAAGAGAAAGCTTCCGCTGTTTACCGTGATCTTGCCATAAGCGGAGATGAGGACGCTTATTTCTATATGATCAGCCAGTACAGCTATAATACAAGGGTAGATTTGTTAAAGCTTGAATCTGCCAAAGGAAAAACAAGAGCAGACAAAGAACTCGGAGATTTATACTCAGCGTATAATGATTATAAAAACGCAGTTAATTCTTATAAAAAATATTTAAAAAATTCAAAGGGCAGTATGGAAATTTTTACTATTTTCGGCGAATATTATTCTAAAGAAGACCTGAAAAAAGAGCTTGCCCCTTATATTAAAAGAGGTGACAAAGGCGCGAAAGAAGTTCTCGAAGAATATCTGTCCAAAGCTGAGGAAGGCAATGTACTTGATGCTGAAGATGAGTACAGTGAAAATAATTTCCAGACTGTACAGGATGATAATACTGTCCTTTCCGAAACTGATGATGATGAAGCTGAAGATGACTTAGATTTTGATCTTCCCATACTAAAAACTTCTTTTGAAGAAAATGAGAAAATATATCTGGACAGAATAACTGAAAATCCTGATGATTATGATGCTGTCAATGAATTATTATCATTATATTATCTAAATGACAAGAAAGAAAAACTAAATACCTTTATTGACGACCTTATCAGTGACGGTTATTATCTTGGCGAAAACTGGAAAATGGTAAAAGACAGAGCAGTTCCTATTTATGAAGCATATATCACACAGGGAATAAACAGGGCAAAGCCTGTTCTTGCACAAATATATACAGAAAAAAAAGATACAGAAATGGCACTTTCGATTTATGAAAGCATGCTTCCTTCTAAAAATAACAATATTAATCTGAATATAGTCGACCTGTATAACAGAACACAAAAATATAATAAAACTCTGGCATTAATTCAGGACAGCGGTATTGATCTGAATGAAGAGCCGAAGGCTTCGAATGATTATCATGACTATGATTCTTACGGCTATAATATTTCTATGATAAGATTAGGTGCCTATGCATATTACAAACTCGGAGATCTTGATAAAGCAAAAACTCTTTATTCTTTTTTGTCAAACTCCTATGACTACGGTGTTTCATCTCATAACCAGGACTCTTTTTATTATCCTGACAAGATTTATCTGCTTGATATTTATAAAAAGACTAATGACAAAGAGGAATATGAAGAGCTTGAAAAACAGCTTACCCAAAGTGCAGGTTTTTTCTCATTTGAGGATCACGGAATGAAGCAGGCACTTGCTGATTATTATGCTTCAAACGGAGACTTTGATCAGGCAAAAAAACTTCTGCTTGATGATAAAAGAGAAAATGAAACTCTGAAAGCTCTTAATTTTATCCCGCTTGTTCTCGGACTTTTTCCAAATGCAGATTTTTTTGGAAACAGCGAACAAACAGCGAATATTACATTAAAATATCAGGATTACAGTGATATCAAAAATTTTATAGACGAAGTACTGGTTCTTACAAATAATTCCCATGATAATTCAAAAAATTATCTGAATTCAGTAAAAATTGCTGCCCTCTATATTGTAAAACAGTATTCTGAAGAACTTAATTTAAGTGATTCATTTAAAAACAAATTTTTGGGATACAGTGACAATACACTAAAAAAAGAGTTCAAAAAATCCTATAAAAACTTATATAAAAATAAAAAGGGGATTTCATTTTACCCCGGTAATCCGGACAGTAATTTTATGCTTTCTATGCTTTTGAAAGAATGGAACGTGGAAACGAAAACATTAGACAGCAGTGAAAATCCGGTCGTTACTTATTCAAGAAGACAGATATTTGAAAATGGAATTTTATTTTTCAGCGATAAATATGTAAAGGAATTCTCACATATAAATGATATTCTGGAACAGGAAGATCTTTATGAAGACACAGATGAAACTGTCCTGAAAAATAAAAGCTCCAAAATAGGGGATGCTGTGAATCAGTTTTTCTCTAAAACAGATTTTAATAAAGATTATAAAGATTTCTTCAATCTTCTTCCCAGTATGATATTGGTAAATATAAGAGAAAATCTTGAAAAAAACAGCAGAGACGATATTATAAAAAAACTGGACTCTGATTACGCAAAATATCTTACAGAAGACAAAATAAGAACTATAGAAAAAATAAAAGAAAGTAACAACGAGCTGAAGGATAAAACAAATACCGTTTTTTCCATACACTAA
- a CDS encoding 3',5'-cyclic-nucleotide phosphodiesterase, translated as MKRTFFTVLFGIIISVSAFAKTSFEIVALGVNGGVIDGNITSYLIRSTDENSYLALDAGTLLPGIEKAAAKGAFKNIAVPADSPLTLEGYVFKNAVKGYFISHGHLDHVSGLVISSTDDSKKNIYALQSVVDVLTNNYFNWKTWPNFSTSGEGFKLGQYTYKVLDPGKETAIEGTSLFGAALPLSHSNYESSMILVRKNKDYFAFFGDTGPDTVEKSTHLDTVWKTLGPKVKSKNLKGIIIEVSYQNGIADKDLFGHLTPEWLLKELQNLEKYSGGKGSLKGLNVIISHVKPTLNKNTDIRSSILGQLKNGNTLGVNFIMLDQGDSMEF; from the coding sequence ATGAAAAGAACATTTTTTACAGTATTATTCGGTATTATTATTTCTGTTTCCGCTTTTGCCAAAACTTCTTTTGAAATAGTAGCTCTGGGTGTAAACGGCGGCGTTATTGACGGAAATATAACTTCATATCTTATCAGAAGCACTGACGAAAACAGCTACCTTGCACTGGATGCGGGAACTCTTCTTCCGGGAATAGAAAAAGCCGCTGCCAAAGGTGCATTTAAAAATATTGCTGTCCCGGCAGATTCACCGCTTACGCTGGAAGGCTATGTCTTTAAAAATGCCGTAAAAGGTTATTTTATCAGCCATGGTCATCTGGATCATGTTTCAGGACTTGTTATAAGCTCTACAGATGATTCTAAGAAAAATATCTATGCATTGCAGTCAGTTGTTGATGTTTTGACAAATAACTACTTTAACTGGAAAACATGGCCTAATTTTTCTACATCAGGTGAAGGCTTTAAGCTTGGACAATACACTTACAAAGTGCTTGACCCCGGTAAAGAAACTGCAATAGAGGGAACTTCACTATTCGGCGCCGCTTTGCCGCTCAGCCACAGTAATTACGAGTCTTCTATGATCCTTGTCAGAAAAAATAAAGATTATTTCGCTTTTTTCGGAGATACAGGTCCTGATACTGTTGAGAAATCTACGCATCTGGATACTGTCTGGAAAACACTGGGACCAAAGGTAAAAAGCAAGAATCTTAAAGGTATAATAATCGAGGTTTCTTATCAAAACGGAATAGCCGACAAGGATTTATTCGGACATCTTACTCCCGAATGGCTCCTGAAAGAGCTTCAGAATCTGGAAAAATACAGCGGCGGAAAAGGCTCGCTGAAAGGGCTGAATGTAATAATCAGCCATGTTAAACCCACATTGAACAAAAATACCGATATACGTTCTTCAATTCTTGGACAGCTGAAAAACGGAAATACTCTCGGAGTGAATTTCATAATGCTGGATCAGGGAGATAGTATGGAATTTTAA
- a CDS encoding SAM hydrolase/SAM-dependent halogenase family protein, giving the protein MKKFLKKFLLTVGSIIIFSTSVFSASEILVFQSDFGLKDGAVSAMKGVAIGIDKDLKIYDVTHDIPAYSIWDAAYRLYQTAEYWPAGTVFVSIVDPGVGTERLSVVLKTKNGQYFVTPDNGTLALVAEKFGIDEVRQIDEAVNRRQDSEKSYTFHGRDVYAYTGARLASGAITFEQVGKKLPSKVEMISYQKAKYEKNTLVGNIPILDVQYGNIWTNIDRNTASKMNIKKGDIFTVEIYNKDKLIFKDKMPFANSFGDVPEGKNLMYYNSLDSLSFAVNMGDFASTYKIEYGGDWSVKIYK; this is encoded by the coding sequence ATGAAAAAATTTTTAAAAAAATTTTTATTAACTGTCGGAAGTATTATTATCTTCTCAACTTCTGTATTTTCAGCATCTGAAATTCTGGTTTTTCAGTCTGACTTTGGTCTTAAGGACGGGGCAGTTTCTGCAATGAAAGGTGTCGCTATAGGAATCGACAAGGATCTGAAAATATATGATGTTACACATGACATTCCTGCTTACAGTATATGGGATGCGGCATACCGTTTATATCAGACGGCAGAATACTGGCCGGCCGGTACAGTATTTGTATCTATAGTAGATCCGGGTGTAGGTACCGAAAGATTATCCGTTGTTTTAAAAACAAAAAACGGACAATATTTTGTTACTCCTGATAACGGAACTTTAGCTCTTGTAGCAGAAAAATTCGGAATTGATGAAGTTAGACAAATTGACGAGGCTGTAAACAGACGTCAGGATTCTGAAAAATCATATACTTTCCACGGACGTGATGTATATGCTTATACAGGTGCAAGACTTGCATCAGGTGCTATTACTTTTGAGCAGGTAGGAAAAAAACTTCCTTCTAAAGTGGAAATGATCAGCTATCAGAAAGCAAAATATGAAAAAAATACACTTGTAGGAAACATACCTATCTTAGATGTACAGTATGGAAATATATGGACTAACATCGACCGTAATACTGCAAGTAAAATGAATATTAAAAAAGGCGATATCTTTACAGTGGAAATCTACAATAAAGACAAGCTTATCTTCAAGGACAAGATGCCTTTTGCCAATAGTTTCGGAGATGTGCCTGAGGGTAAAAACCTTATGTATTACAACAGCTTAGATTCTTTATCTTTTGCTGTAAACATGGGTGACTTTGCTTCTACTTATAAAATAGAGTACGGCGGAGACTGGAGTGTAAAAATTTATAAATAA
- a CDS encoding UDP-N-acetylmuramoyl-L-alanyl-D-glutamate--2,6-diaminopimelate ligase has protein sequence MFEIFENVEYEVINKGKDFVIGDIHYDSRKIKENDVFCALIGAVTDGHNYIEKAVNSGAKMVIAEKKDITVADKDVTYIFVDNLRKHLGVIASNFFGWPQKKLKIIGITGTNGKTTSSYILDSMLENTSRIGTIGYKILDEEIEAPNTTPESLDLVKMLDKSLKKGVEYFIMEVSSHALEIGRVDMLEFDSVMFTNLTQDHLDYHENMENYFNAKFKLFSMLRNKDAAAVNIDDSYGERIYNSNKSYKSYSIIKDSDLKGKIEEYHNGGMKASVIFQGAEYFFDTKLVGDYNLYNLLGCIGVLLNLGFDIRDIIERVKRVGYVPGRFELVNEGQDFRVIVDYAHTDNGLENILETVRKITEKRVITIFGAGGDRDNTKRPKMARAAAKYSDFVIITSDNPRTEDPAEITRQVEKGLTDIDFPKDKYTVIVDREQAIRYGIEMSDANDSLLIAGKGHEDYQILGREKIHFDDREQARKYLKK, from the coding sequence ATGTTCGAAATATTTGAAAATGTAGAATATGAAGTTATCAATAAAGGAAAAGACTTTGTCATAGGGGATATTCATTATGACTCCAGAAAGATAAAGGAAAATGATGTGTTTTGTGCTCTTATAGGAGCAGTCACAGACGGGCATAACTATATAGAAAAGGCCGTGAACAGCGGTGCTAAAATGGTAATCGCGGAAAAAAAGGATATTACTGTTGCTGATAAGGATGTAACCTACATTTTTGTGGATAATCTAAGAAAACATCTTGGGGTAATAGCTTCCAATTTTTTCGGCTGGCCTCAGAAGAAACTGAAAATAATAGGTATTACAGGGACAAACGGTAAAACTACATCAAGCTACATACTGGACAGTATGCTTGAGAATACATCAAGAATAGGAACTATAGGCTATAAAATACTGGATGAGGAAATAGAAGCACCGAACACTACTCCCGAATCACTTGATCTGGTAAAAATGCTGGATAAGAGCCTGAAAAAAGGTGTGGAGTATTTTATAATGGAAGTAAGCTCACATGCTTTGGAGATAGGACGGGTGGATATGCTTGAATTTGATTCGGTAATGTTTACTAATCTTACGCAGGATCATCTGGATTATCATGAAAATATGGAGAATTATTTTAACGCTAAGTTTAAGCTGTTTTCCATGCTCAGAAATAAAGATGCTGCAGCTGTAAATATAGATGATTCCTACGGGGAAAGAATTTATAATTCCAATAAAAGCTATAAATCTTATTCTATAATAAAGGATTCGGATCTGAAAGGAAAAATAGAGGAATATCATAACGGAGGAATGAAAGCTTCTGTTATTTTTCAGGGAGCGGAATATTTCTTTGATACGAAGCTCGTGGGAGACTATAATCTGTATAATCTTCTGGGTTGTATCGGAGTGCTTCTGAATCTCGGTTTTGATATCAGGGATATAATCGAAAGGGTGAAAAGAGTAGGTTATGTACCGGGAAGATTCGAGCTGGTAAATGAAGGACAGGATTTCAGAGTAATAGTGGACTATGCACATACAGACAACGGACTTGAAAATATACTGGAAACTGTGAGAAAAATAACTGAAAAGAGAGTAATAACAATATTCGGGGCAGGCGGAGACAGAGATAATACCAAAAGACCAAAGATGGCAAGGGCAGCTGCAAAGTACAGCGACTTTGTAATTATAACTTCTGATAATCCCAGAACCGAAGATCCGGCAGAAATAACAAGGCAGGTAGAAAAAGGACTCACAGATATAGATTTTCCAAAAGATAAATATACAGTAATTGTAGACAGGGAACAGGCAATAAGATATGGAATAGAAATGTCAGATGCCAACGACAGCCTTCTTATAGCAGGTAAAGGGCATGAAGATTATCAAATACTAGGGCGTGAAAAGATCCATTTTGATGACAGGGAACAAGCCAGAAAATATTTGAAGAAATAA
- the kdsA gene encoding 3-deoxy-8-phosphooctulonate synthase has product MENLQKVKEVKISDKITIGNSRITLLAGPCVIESEDLVMEVAAKLKEITDKLGINFVFKSSFDKANRTSIHGFRGPGIEKGLEILNKVKEKYGVPLVTDIHEPWQCEAAAKVIDIIQIPAFLSRQTDLLVAAAQTGKAVNVKKGQFLAPWDMKNVVSKFEEAGNTNIMLCERGASFGYNNLVVDMRSLLEMRKFGYPVVFDATHSVQIPGGKGSATDGNREYVYPLMKAAVSIGVDAVFAEVHPDPDKGMSDGPNMLRLDDMEEILTNILKIDDLVKNQEI; this is encoded by the coding sequence GTGGAAAATTTACAAAAAGTAAAAGAAGTAAAAATAAGTGATAAAATAACAATAGGAAATTCCAGAATAACCCTGCTTGCAGGACCATGCGTTATCGAATCGGAAGATCTGGTTATGGAAGTAGCGGCAAAACTAAAGGAAATTACTGATAAATTAGGTATAAATTTTGTGTTTAAGTCATCGTTTGACAAGGCTAACAGAACATCAATACATGGATTCAGAGGTCCGGGGATAGAAAAAGGACTGGAAATACTAAATAAAGTCAAGGAAAAATACGGAGTTCCGCTTGTAACGGATATTCATGAGCCATGGCAGTGTGAAGCAGCGGCAAAAGTAATAGATATTATACAGATACCGGCATTTTTATCAAGACAGACTGATCTGCTTGTAGCTGCTGCCCAGACAGGAAAAGCTGTTAATGTAAAGAAAGGACAGTTTCTGGCACCTTGGGATATGAAAAATGTAGTAAGCAAATTTGAGGAAGCAGGAAATACTAATATTATGCTTTGTGAAAGAGGAGCTTCATTCGGATATAACAATTTGGTGGTCGATATGAGAAGTCTTCTGGAAATGAGAAAATTCGGATATCCTGTTGTTTTTGATGCTACACATTCGGTACAGATACCGGGAGGTAAAGGAAGTGCGACAGACGGGAACAGAGAATATGTTTATCCGCTGATGAAGGCTGCTGTATCAATAGGAGTAGATGCTGTATTTGCAGAGGTTCACCCTGATCCTGACAAAGGAATGTCTGACGGACCAAATATGCTGAGATTAGATGATATGGAAGAGATACTTACAAACATTTTGAAGATAGATGATTTAGTAAAGAACCAAGAAATTTAG
- a CDS encoding pyridoxal-phosphate-dependent aminotransferase family protein, with protein sequence MKKKVLLTPGPTNIPENLLGVLGTDIVHHRKVDFHNVMKELNENLKKIFKTRENVYVLTSSGTGAMEAAVVNYFSKGEKVLVINTGYFGDRFRKIAGIYGLEPINLEYEFGESYKLEDVKKALAENPDIKGIFMTHSETSTGVLNNVAAVGELTKDTDILLVVDTISGLVANEFDFDGWNIDVAVAGSQKAFLIPPGLAFLAMSKKAGRAAEKSDIPKYYFDIKQAEKAFESKSETPYTPAIGLIIAANVSCRIIVEKGVENIVREKYELRKYIEQKLSELDFKILVKDEENRSNTLISVVKDGIKIKNVIRSLEERGYTVTGGKGDFEDSLMRVGILGEFSREDIDEFLAVLIEELEKQ encoded by the coding sequence ATGAAAAAGAAGGTATTGCTGACACCCGGTCCCACTAATATTCCGGAAAATCTTCTCGGAGTACTGGGGACTGACATAGTACATCACAGAAAAGTAGACTTTCATAATGTTATGAAAGAGCTGAATGAAAATTTAAAGAAGATTTTTAAGACCAGAGAGAATGTATATGTGTTGACGTCATCCGGAACCGGCGCAATGGAGGCAGCTGTAGTGAATTATTTCTCCAAAGGCGAAAAAGTACTTGTGATAAATACCGGGTACTTTGGCGACAGATTCAGGAAAATAGCCGGAATCTACGGACTGGAACCGATAAATCTGGAATATGAGTTTGGTGAATCATATAAATTAGAGGATGTAAAAAAAGCTTTGGCTGAGAATCCCGATATAAAAGGAATTTTTATGACTCACAGCGAGACGTCCACAGGAGTTCTCAATAATGTAGCGGCAGTGGGAGAGCTGACCAAAGATACGGATATTCTTCTGGTAGTAGATACTATCAGCGGACTTGTGGCAAATGAATTTGACTTTGACGGCTGGAATATAGATGTAGCAGTGGCAGGAAGCCAGAAAGCATTTTTGATACCTCCGGGGCTGGCATTTCTTGCAATGAGCAAAAAAGCAGGAAGAGCTGCAGAAAAGTCAGATATTCCCAAATATTACTTTGATATAAAACAGGCTGAAAAAGCTTTTGAAAGTAAAAGTGAAACTCCTTATACCCCAGCTATAGGTCTTATAATTGCAGCAAATGTTTCCTGCAGAATTATAGTGGAAAAGGGAGTAGAGAATATAGTAAGGGAAAAATATGAACTTAGAAAGTATATTGAACAGAAGCTTTCTGAACTGGACTTCAAAATTCTTGTAAAGGATGAAGAAAACAGAAGCAATACTTTGATCTCTGTGGTAAAAGACGGCATAAAGATAAAAAATGTAATCAGAAGCCTCGAAGAAAGAGGTTATACAGTGACAGGAGGAAAGGGAGATTTCGAGGACAGTCTTATGAGAGTAGGAATACTCGGGGAATTTTCCAGAGAGGATATAGATGAGTTTCTTGCTGTTCTTATTGAAGAGCTGGAAAAACAATGA